In the genome of Pseudomonas protegens, one region contains:
- a CDS encoding DUF2339 domain-containing protein: MQWMFMLLGALLGWIVDQSISDALIGALLGLVLGLAIRFGALQRQVLDQHRELERAKSTLEALGQRLALLESPGGTAQALAEAQVSNPPAEASSGLSAAPDLQDLPEFILDDVRPVEPAAPAPELVWELPAAPPPGAAIEASQPLPESVWQPQAAAREPAVAQPREPNLMERAISGARNWLFGGNTVLRVGVVLLFLGLAFLLRYATEGMVVPIELRYAGVAASSLGLLGLGWWLRRRNSNYALMLQGTGIAVLYLTVFAAMRLHPLLDPSAALGLLVAVTLFSAILAITQDALGLAAAAALGGFAAPILTSTGAGSHVALFSYFALLNAGILAIAWFKAWRLLNLIGFVGTFGIGLAWGLRSYTPELLWSTEPFLILFFFMYLAIGLLFTRRKLLELSDAPADADRQALLHWSARKGDYVDGSLLFGPPLVGFGLQLALVQHLEFAASFSALALGLIYMVLARLLLGGRALLLGETCLALGVIFATLAIALGLDARWTSAAWAVEGAGIFWLGLRQQRPLARVFALLLQLGSALAFLSELRPGDSSLLDGAPLGALLLGAALLFCFEQLRRADKAWSASWEQGMAPILAVAGLGFLYLLAPLFLLTQGTAISWALAGLATLFVGLRLQSRTFLFTAFAVQLLGGGLFLMRLQGADGDAGAVFNAGWNGLMSASLIGLTLIGGMLLAARNDMVRHDPRLLRGLSVVLLAGLMMINLAVLFVLPWRTASGVWAASGLLIIWLSLYLQQRASFAFGLLLQVIGGSTFLLAGTDGFFSGLVEGVRPLANGDFWTPMVLALAALLGAWRLQRGNHGSAFDALSLGHLSDLLLAWGVCWWAFTWLQEVLRFAPAHWQASLLLLIIALSVLLCAMLARRLRWKSLGLACSLLIPAAALVLLASWTSRYHPAANLGWLAWTLLFAVHFFSVRRLEAWLPKRVLSIAHVLGCWLLIGVLALELRYGLLLLSEQYNAWRWLGWAILPSLYLVAMAAPRHWPWPVSAHSREYRLYAALPLALLMLGWFWLANTFSDGRAEPLPYLPLLNPLELGLLFALFGVYVWSRSALQQLAIRVDYAERGTQLLAGISLFAFFTVLVMRAAHHWSGVPFQAEALLASMMVQAGLSIVWTLIALGLMIGGHLRHRREVWLIGAVLIAVVVAKLFLVELSNRGGLARIVSFIGVGGLLLVVGYFAPLPPKRAEAESAPGKPLDEGVSS; encoded by the coding sequence ATGCAATGGATGTTCATGCTGCTGGGTGCCTTGCTGGGCTGGATCGTCGACCAGTCCATCAGCGACGCCCTGATTGGCGCGCTGCTGGGCCTGGTGCTTGGCCTGGCCATTCGTTTCGGTGCCCTGCAGCGACAGGTGCTCGACCAGCACCGTGAGCTGGAGCGGGCGAAAAGCACCCTCGAAGCCCTGGGCCAGCGCCTGGCCCTGCTGGAAAGCCCCGGCGGCACGGCCCAGGCGCTTGCAGAAGCCCAGGTCAGCAACCCACCTGCCGAGGCAAGCAGCGGCTTGAGCGCCGCTCCGGACCTGCAGGACCTGCCCGAATTCATTCTTGACGACGTGCGGCCGGTGGAACCGGCAGCGCCGGCTCCCGAGCTGGTCTGGGAGTTGCCCGCCGCGCCGCCGCCCGGTGCGGCAATCGAAGCCAGCCAGCCGCTGCCGGAGTCGGTCTGGCAGCCCCAGGCAGCGGCCCGTGAGCCTGCCGTGGCGCAGCCGCGGGAGCCGAACCTGATGGAGCGCGCCATCAGCGGGGCGCGCAACTGGCTGTTCGGCGGCAACACCGTGCTGCGAGTCGGCGTGGTGCTGCTGTTCCTCGGCCTGGCCTTCCTGCTGCGCTACGCCACCGAAGGCATGGTAGTGCCCATCGAACTGCGTTACGCCGGGGTTGCGGCCAGCTCCCTGGGCCTGTTGGGGCTGGGCTGGTGGCTGCGGCGGCGCAACAGCAACTACGCCCTGATGCTGCAGGGCACCGGCATCGCCGTGCTGTACCTGACGGTGTTCGCCGCCATGCGCCTGCACCCACTGCTCGACCCTTCCGCGGCCCTGGGCCTGCTGGTGGCGGTCACGCTGTTTTCGGCGATTCTGGCCATCACCCAGGATGCCCTGGGGCTGGCGGCCGCGGCGGCCCTCGGCGGTTTCGCCGCGCCAATCCTGACCTCCACCGGTGCCGGCAGCCATGTGGCGCTGTTCAGCTACTTCGCGCTGCTCAATGCCGGCATTCTGGCCATCGCCTGGTTCAAGGCCTGGCGCCTGCTCAACCTGATCGGTTTTGTCGGCACCTTCGGCATTGGCCTGGCCTGGGGCCTGCGTTCCTATACCCCGGAGCTGCTGTGGAGCACCGAGCCGTTCCTGATCCTGTTCTTCTTCATGTACCTGGCCATCGGTCTGCTGTTTACCCGGCGCAAGTTGCTGGAACTCAGCGATGCGCCGGCGGACGCCGATCGTCAGGCGCTGCTGCACTGGTCCGCGCGCAAGGGCGACTACGTCGACGGCAGCCTGCTGTTCGGTCCGCCGCTGGTGGGCTTTGGCCTGCAACTGGCGCTGGTCCAGCACCTGGAGTTCGCCGCCTCCTTCAGTGCCCTGGCCTTGGGCCTGATCTACATGGTCCTGGCGCGGCTACTGCTGGGCGGTCGCGCGCTGTTGCTCGGTGAAACCTGCCTGGCCCTGGGGGTGATTTTCGCCACCCTGGCCATTGCGCTGGGCCTGGATGCGCGCTGGACGTCTGCGGCCTGGGCGGTGGAGGGCGCGGGGATCTTCTGGCTCGGCCTGCGTCAGCAGCGTCCCCTGGCCCGGGTCTTCGCCCTGCTGCTGCAGTTGGGTTCGGCCCTGGCCTTCCTCAGTGAGCTGCGCCCCGGCGACTCCAGTCTGTTGGACGGTGCACCCTTGGGCGCGCTGTTGCTGGGCGCGGCGTTGCTGTTTTGTTTCGAGCAACTGCGCCGGGCCGATAAGGCCTGGTCGGCGAGCTGGGAGCAGGGCATGGCGCCGATCCTGGCAGTGGCCGGGCTGGGCTTCCTGTACCTGCTGGCGCCGCTGTTCTTGTTGACCCAGGGCACGGCCATCAGTTGGGCCCTGGCTGGGCTGGCGACCTTGTTTGTCGGCCTGCGCCTGCAATCGCGGACCTTCCTGTTCACCGCCTTTGCCGTGCAGTTGTTGGGCGGAGGGTTGTTCCTGATGCGCCTGCAAGGCGCGGACGGCGATGCCGGCGCGGTATTCAACGCCGGCTGGAACGGCCTGATGAGTGCTTCGCTGATTGGCCTGACCCTGATCGGTGGCATGCTCCTGGCCGCGCGCAACGACATGGTGCGCCATGACCCGCGCCTGCTGCGGGGCTTGTCGGTGGTGCTGCTGGCCGGGCTGATGATGATCAACCTGGCGGTGCTGTTCGTGCTGCCCTGGCGCACCGCCAGCGGCGTCTGGGCTGCCAGTGGCCTGTTGATCATCTGGCTCAGCCTGTACCTGCAGCAGCGCGCCAGTTTTGCCTTCGGCCTGCTGTTGCAGGTGATCGGCGGCAGCACTTTCCTGCTGGCCGGCACGGACGGCTTCTTCAGTGGCCTGGTCGAGGGCGTGCGGCCGTTGGCCAATGGCGATTTCTGGACGCCGATGGTCCTGGCGCTGGCGGCATTGCTCGGGGCGTGGCGCTTGCAGCGGGGCAATCACGGCTCGGCTTTCGACGCCTTGAGCCTGGGCCATCTGTCCGATCTGCTGCTGGCCTGGGGCGTTTGCTGGTGGGCGTTTACCTGGCTCCAGGAAGTGCTGCGTTTCGCCCCGGCCCATTGGCAGGCGAGCCTGTTGCTGTTGATCATTGCCCTCAGCGTGCTGCTCTGTGCGATGTTGGCCCGGCGCCTGCGGTGGAAGTCCCTGGGGCTGGCGTGCAGCCTGTTGATACCGGCGGCGGCCCTGGTGCTGCTGGCCTCCTGGACGTCGCGCTATCACCCGGCGGCGAATCTGGGCTGGCTGGCCTGGACCCTGTTGTTCGCCGTGCACTTCTTCAGTGTGCGGCGCCTGGAAGCCTGGCTGCCGAAGCGGGTCTTGAGCATCGCCCATGTGCTGGGCTGCTGGTTGCTGATCGGCGTGCTGGCGCTGGAGCTGCGCTATGGCTTGCTGCTGTTGTCCGAGCAGTACAACGCCTGGCGCTGGCTGGGCTGGGCGATCCTGCCGAGCCTGTACCTGGTGGCGATGGCCGCGCCGCGCCACTGGCCGTGGCCGGTCAGTGCGCATTCCCGTGAATATCGTCTGTATGCCGCGCTGCCCCTGGCGCTGCTGATGCTGGGCTGGTTCTGGCTGGCCAATACCTTCAGTGATGGTCGCGCCGAACCGCTGCCGTACCTGCCGCTGCTCAACCCCCTTGAACTGGGGCTGCTGTTTGCCCTGTTCGGCGTCTATGTCTGGTCTCGCAGTGCGCTGCAGCAACTGGCGATCCGCGTCGATTACGCCGAGCGTGGCACGCAGTTGCTGGCGGGGATTTCCCTGTTCGCCTTCTTCACCGTGCTGGTGATGCGCGCCGCCCACCATTGGAGCGGCGTGCCGTTCCAGGCCGAAGCCTTGCTGGCGTCGATGATGGTCCAGGCCGGGCTGTCCATCGTCTGGACCCTGATTGCCCTGGGCCTGATGATCGGCGGGCATCTGCGCCATCGTCGCGAAGTCTGGCTGATCGGCGCGGTGCTGATCGCCGTGGTGGTGGCCAAGCTGTTCCTGGTGGAATTGAGCAACCGTGGTGGACTGGCGCGGATCGTCTCGTTCATCGGGGTGGGGGGACTGCTGCTGGTGGTGGGCTATTTCGCGCCATTGCCGCCCAAGCGCGCCGAGGCCGAATCCGCGCCCGGAAAACCGTTGGATGAAGGAGTGTCATCGTGA